The following are encoded together in the Citrus sinensis cultivar Valencia sweet orange chromosome 1, DVS_A1.0, whole genome shotgun sequence genome:
- the LOC102619618 gene encoding protein IQ-DOMAIN 10: protein MGSGHWFRSIICLKKGKQDRSKQGKVQSATEKSNDSNESPSESSGNANANTNGGSDPHINPGFLRISVEERAATRIQKAFRAYRARKSIRRLRGTGRFNILIQDHSVQKQTSSAINNIHSWCNIQTQIRNRRLCMVTEGRIKHKKLENQLKLEAKLHDLEVEWHNGSETMEEILSRIQQREEAAIKRERAMAYAFSHQWRANSSQYLGQAYYSICKDNWGWSWMERWIAARPWEVRVNAKPTKKIKGKQVSNADKFANQLELKVSVSATPNGNKTTKAKKSPPHSINLAVE, encoded by the exons ATGGGTTCAGGGCACTGGTTTAGATCAATAATTTGCCTAAAAAAGGGGAAACAAGACAGATCCAAACAAGGAAAG GTGCAGTCAGCTACTGAAAAATCAAATGACTCCAATGAGTCTCCCAGCGAATCAAGTGGGAATGCCAATGCCAATACCAATGGTGGTTCAGATCCACATATTAACCCTGGTTTTCTCAGAATTTCAGTCGAAGAAAGAGCCGCCACTCGGATTCAgaaagctttccgggcttacAGA GCAAGAAAATCAATCCGGCGTCTTAGGGGGACGGGGAGATTTAACATCTTGATTCAAGACCACTCTGTTCAGAAGCAAACATCAAgtgcaattaacaatatacATTCATGGTGCAATATCCAGACACAAATTAGAAACCGCAGACTTTGCATGGTCACTGAAGGTCGGATTAAGCACAAGAAACTGGAAAATCAGTTGAAACTAGAGGCCAAGCTTCATGATTTGGAG GTTGAATGGCACAATGGTTCCGAAACTATGGAGGAAATTCTTTCGAGAATACAGCAGAGAGAAGAAGCAGCAATTAAGCGTGAACGAGCCATGGCATATGCATTCTCTCACCAG TGGAGGGCAAACTCGAGCCAGTATCTAGGACAGGCTTATTACAGTATTTGCAAGGACAACTGGGGCTGGAGCTGGATGGAACGATGGATTGCTGCTCGGCCTTGGGAGGTTAGAGTTAATGCGAAGCCaaccaagaaaattaaaggcaAGCAAGTGAGCAATGCTGATAAATTTGCAAACCAGCTTGAGTTAAAAGTCTCAGTTTCAGCTACACCAAATGGTAATAAAACTACAAAAGCGAAAAAATCACCCCCACATAGCATCAACTTGGCAGTTGAGTga